One window from the genome of Streptomyces cadmiisoli encodes:
- the mmuM gene encoding homocysteine S-methyltransferase, whose product MTGNAPAVDGSPSLADALAEGTVVLDGGMSNQLESAGYDLADALWSARLLAERPEAVVEAHLAYCLAGADVATTASYQATFEGFAGRGIGPDRAAGLLRLSVAAAREATSRARERGVRRPLWVAASVGPYGAMLADGSEYRGRYGLSVAELERFHRPRVAALVAAAPDVLALETVPDTDEAEALVRTVRGLGVPAWLSYTVAGGRTCAGQPLEEAFAVAADADEVIAVGVNCCAPEDVEHAVAVAARVTGKPVVAYPNSGEAWDARARAWSGGRTFAPAQVEGWRAAGARLIGGCCRVGPETIAAVAATLAAG is encoded by the coding sequence ATGACCGGCAACGCCCCTGCCGTCGACGGCTCCCCCTCCCTCGCCGACGCCCTCGCCGAAGGGACCGTCGTGCTCGACGGCGGCATGTCCAACCAGCTGGAGTCGGCCGGGTACGACCTGGCGGACGCGCTGTGGTCGGCGCGGCTGCTCGCCGAGCGGCCCGAGGCGGTCGTCGAGGCGCACCTCGCCTACTGCCTCGCGGGCGCGGACGTCGCGACCACCGCCAGCTACCAGGCGACCTTCGAAGGCTTCGCCGGGCGCGGCATCGGGCCCGACCGGGCGGCCGGGCTCCTGCGGCTGAGCGTGGCGGCGGCCCGCGAAGCGACGTCGCGCGCACGGGAGCGGGGCGTGCGGCGTCCGCTGTGGGTGGCCGCCTCGGTCGGGCCGTACGGGGCGATGCTCGCGGACGGTTCGGAGTACCGGGGCCGCTACGGGCTCTCCGTGGCCGAGCTGGAACGCTTCCACCGGCCCCGCGTGGCGGCGCTGGTGGCCGCCGCGCCCGACGTCCTCGCCCTGGAGACGGTCCCGGACACCGACGAGGCGGAGGCGCTGGTGCGGACGGTGCGCGGACTCGGGGTGCCGGCCTGGCTGTCGTACACCGTGGCCGGCGGCCGCACTTGCGCCGGGCAGCCGTTGGAGGAGGCCTTCGCCGTGGCCGCCGACGCGGACGAGGTGATCGCCGTGGGGGTCAACTGCTGCGCCCCCGAGGACGTGGAGCACGCCGTCGCCGTCGCGGCGCGGGTCACCGGAAAGCCGGTGGTGGCCTACCCGAACAGCGGGGAGGCCTGGGACGCCCGGGCGCGGGCCTGGAGCGGTGGCCGCACCTTCGCACCCGCGCAGGTCGAGGGCTGGCGGGCGGCCGGGGCCCGGCTGATCGGCGGCTGCTGCCGGGTGGGACCGGAGACGATCGCCGCCGTCGCGGCGACACTGGCGGCTGGGTGA
- a CDS encoding carboxylesterase/lipase family protein produces the protein MTAAGTEDPAGPVVRTPYGAVRGRREDGVAVFRGIPYAAPPFGPHRFRPPVPPDPWDGARDAGAFGPTAPQPPYSEAFAEYLADPVVPGDGCLNLNVWTPQPGPAARLPVLVWLHGGALTRGSSGVPVYDGRTFARDGVVLVSVNYRLGVEGYGLFPDAPANPGLRDQLAALRWVHESIGAFGGDPGRVTLAGQSAGAISVGALIAAPQAQGLFHRAVLQSGPPEAADRDKVRRMVRRMAARLKVPATAEAFAAVDREVLLRAQAEAGRLSSPILGGPAFGIVVDGDLVPRDPLQALVEGDAAVGAELLMGWTRDEYRLWLVPGGLLERVDRLGAVALAGAMARCRCGHEVPRGYRALHPEAGTAEIVGQLVTDHLLRIPLHRLAEARPGSSYVYEFAWPSLRPGLGACHALELGFVFDTGEVPESAKLSGWGAPRELAEEMHSAWVRFAVDGDPGWQAWDTSHPVRILGDGEPRTVHGPRDGEFDLWAADAAARASAPPVPVPEDGAAGRGAELRSVVRLLRRGAVRGH, from the coding sequence ATGACGGCGGCAGGCACGGAAGACCCGGCGGGCCCCGTGGTGCGGACGCCGTACGGAGCGGTCCGCGGCCGGCGCGAAGACGGGGTCGCCGTCTTCCGGGGCATCCCCTACGCCGCGCCCCCGTTCGGCCCGCACCGGTTCCGGCCGCCCGTTCCGCCCGACCCGTGGGACGGTGCGCGGGACGCCGGCGCGTTCGGGCCGACGGCGCCGCAACCGCCGTACTCCGAGGCGTTCGCCGAGTACCTCGCCGACCCGGTCGTCCCCGGCGACGGATGCCTCAACCTGAACGTGTGGACCCCGCAGCCGGGCCCCGCCGCCCGGCTCCCGGTCCTCGTCTGGCTGCACGGCGGCGCCCTGACCAGGGGATCCTCCGGTGTGCCGGTGTACGACGGACGCACCTTCGCCCGCGACGGCGTCGTCCTCGTCTCCGTCAACTACCGGCTGGGCGTCGAGGGCTACGGGCTGTTCCCGGACGCGCCCGCCAACCCCGGCCTGCGCGACCAGCTCGCCGCGCTGCGCTGGGTGCACGAGTCGATCGGGGCCTTCGGCGGCGACCCGGGCCGGGTGACCCTGGCCGGCCAGTCCGCCGGGGCGATCAGCGTCGGTGCCCTCATCGCCGCCCCGCAGGCACAGGGCCTGTTCCACCGGGCGGTCCTGCAGAGCGGGCCGCCCGAGGCCGCCGACCGGGACAAGGTGCGGCGGATGGTGCGCCGGATGGCGGCCCGGCTGAAGGTGCCGGCCACCGCCGAGGCGTTCGCCGCCGTCGACCGCGAGGTGCTGCTGCGCGCCCAGGCGGAGGCCGGCCGCCTCAGCAGCCCGATCCTGGGCGGACCCGCCTTCGGCATCGTCGTCGACGGGGACCTCGTCCCGCGCGATCCGCTTCAGGCGCTGGTCGAGGGCGACGCCGCCGTGGGCGCCGAACTGCTCATGGGCTGGACCCGTGACGAGTACCGGCTGTGGCTGGTGCCCGGCGGGCTGCTGGAGCGGGTCGACCGGCTCGGCGCGGTCGCCCTGGCCGGCGCGATGGCCCGCTGCCGCTGCGGGCACGAGGTGCCGCGCGGCTACCGCGCCCTGCACCCCGAGGCCGGCACCGCCGAGATCGTCGGCCAGCTCGTCACCGACCACCTGCTGCGCATCCCGCTGCACCGGCTCGCCGAGGCCCGCCCCGGATCGTCGTACGTCTACGAGTTCGCCTGGCCCTCGCTGCGGCCCGGCCTCGGCGCCTGCCACGCGCTGGAACTCGGCTTCGTCTTCGACACCGGCGAGGTGCCCGAGTCGGCCAAACTCTCCGGCTGGGGCGCGCCGCGGGAACTGGCCGAGGAGATGCACTCGGCGTGGGTGCGCTTCGCCGTGGACGGCGATCCGGGCTGGCAGGCGTGGGACACCTCGCACCCGGTGCGGATCCTCGGGGACGGCGAGCCGCGCACGGTGCACGGCCCGCGCGACGGGGAGTTCGACCTGTGGGCGGCCGACGCCGCCGCCCGCGCGTCCGCACCGCCCGTGCCGGTCCCGGAGGACGGTGCCGCCGGCCGTGGCGCGGAACTGCGTTCGGTCGTACGACTGCTGCGCCGCGGCGCAGTCCGCGGACACTGA
- a CDS encoding serine/threonine-protein kinase has product MHDATEVFRPLQADDPPVVAGYRLAARLGAGGMGRVYLSHTQGGRPVAIKVVRPELADDPAFRRRFGREIKAARRVRGAYTAELIDADPDGVPPWLATLYVPGPSLAEAVARRGPLPVPAVLSLVAGVAEALQAIHDVGIVHRDLKPSNVLLAADGPRVIDFGISVAADLTAHTATGTAVGTPQFMAPEQASGGEVTAATDVFALGQTAAFAALGEPLYGDGPSVSVLYRIVHSEPDLSLLPEPLRPLIGRCLAAEPGERATLAEILQWCRQRLGEDVGAGPAVWSEVTGPPVPVPVPPPAVAAPASAHTLAFTTRPQRPVPAGRRPRRRRIAMVTAAAAAGALVLTGLAWTVTDLTGRSSERNAATSRTTDAAEDTRSSTSSSSGSAAGSSSDADSAARGRAAGASPPSAARGTPQPEPHAGQWLDEENSLGIEDAGQRDDRKGDIRFRCDDDGCALESDTSVISLLYSERPGATYASCRSLLAGAEAHELQLAAVAAGSEICVKHPSGTIALLVVQVKSTALPDSGVSFLTADMTVWRADKKR; this is encoded by the coding sequence ATGCACGACGCGACCGAGGTGTTCCGGCCCTTGCAGGCGGACGATCCGCCGGTGGTGGCCGGTTACCGCCTCGCCGCGCGGCTGGGCGCGGGCGGCATGGGCCGGGTCTATCTGTCGCACACGCAGGGCGGCCGTCCCGTGGCGATCAAAGTGGTCCGGCCGGAGCTCGCCGACGACCCCGCCTTCCGGCGGCGGTTCGGACGGGAGATCAAGGCGGCCCGGCGGGTCCGCGGCGCGTACACCGCCGAACTGATCGACGCCGACCCGGACGGCGTACCGCCCTGGCTGGCCACGCTGTACGTGCCCGGACCGTCCCTGGCCGAGGCCGTCGCCCGGCGCGGACCGCTGCCGGTGCCGGCGGTGCTGTCGCTGGTGGCGGGGGTGGCCGAGGCGCTCCAGGCCATCCACGACGTGGGCATCGTGCACCGCGATCTCAAGCCGTCGAACGTGCTGCTGGCCGCCGACGGGCCGCGAGTGATCGACTTCGGTATCTCGGTGGCGGCCGACCTCACCGCGCACACGGCCACGGGTACCGCCGTCGGCACCCCCCAGTTCATGGCCCCCGAGCAGGCGTCCGGCGGCGAGGTCACCGCGGCGACCGATGTCTTCGCGCTCGGCCAGACGGCGGCGTTCGCGGCCCTGGGCGAGCCCCTGTACGGGGACGGACCCTCGGTCAGCGTGCTCTACCGGATCGTGCACTCGGAGCCCGACCTGTCCCTGCTGCCGGAGCCGCTCCGTCCGCTGATCGGCCGGTGCCTGGCCGCCGAACCCGGTGAGCGGGCCACCCTCGCCGAGATCCTCCAGTGGTGCCGGCAGCGGCTCGGGGAGGACGTCGGCGCGGGCCCGGCAGTCTGGTCCGAGGTCACGGGGCCGCCGGTGCCGGTGCCGGTGCCGCCCCCGGCGGTGGCCGCCCCAGCCTCCGCGCACACGCTGGCGTTCACCACCCGGCCGCAGCGGCCGGTACCGGCCGGGCGGCGCCCCCGCCGACGGCGGATCGCGATGGTCACGGCCGCCGCGGCGGCGGGCGCGCTGGTGCTGACGGGCCTGGCCTGGACGGTGACGGACCTGACCGGCCGGTCCTCCGAACGGAACGCGGCCACCTCCCGGACCACCGACGCCGCCGAGGACACCCGGTCGTCGACGTCCTCGTCGTCGGGATCGGCAGCCGGGTCGTCGTCCGACGCCGACTCCGCCGCCCGGGGCAGGGCGGCGGGCGCCTCGCCCCCCTCGGCGGCACGCGGGACCCCGCAGCCCGAGCCGCACGCGGGCCAGTGGCTGGACGAGGAGAACTCACTGGGCATCGAGGACGCGGGCCAACGCGACGACCGCAAGGGGGACATCCGCTTCCGCTGCGACGACGACGGCTGCGCGCTGGAGAGCGACACCAGTGTGATCAGCTTGCTCTACTCCGAGCGGCCGGGGGCCACCTACGCATCGTGCCGTTCGCTGCTCGCCGGAGCCGAGGCGCACGAGCTTCAGCTGGCCGCCGTCGCGGCCGGCAGCGAGATCTGCGTGAAGCACCCCTCCGGAACGATCGCGCTGCTCGTCGTCCAGGTGAAGTCGACCGCGCTGCCCGACAGCGGCGTCAGTTTCCTGACCGCGGACATGACGGTCTGGCGGGCCGACAAGAAGCGGTGA
- a CDS encoding ThuA domain-containing protein, with amino-acid sequence MASRLLVHTRTTDYRHDSIPDAVAAVRGLAGFEVDHTEDPAALEVPLDGYAAVVFLSTSGEVLTPPGRARLAAYVEAGGGFVGVHAAACTEYGWPYYGELLGARFARHPAYQPGRALVEDRDHPATRHLPAVWDFTDEWYDFLTSPRGSVRVLLSADESSYEGGGMGADHPLAWCHERGAGRVFYTALGHAREAYRDPGFLAHLRGGIAWAAGRWAREDSA; translated from the coding sequence ATGGCATCCCGGCTGCTCGTCCACACCCGCACCACCGACTACCGGCACGACTCCATACCGGACGCGGTGGCCGCCGTACGCGGCCTCGCCGGGTTCGAGGTCGACCACACCGAGGACCCCGCGGCCCTGGAGGTCCCGCTCGACGGATACGCCGCCGTCGTCTTCCTCTCCACCAGCGGCGAGGTGCTGACACCGCCCGGCCGCGCGCGGCTCGCCGCCTACGTGGAGGCGGGCGGCGGCTTCGTCGGCGTGCACGCGGCGGCCTGCACCGAGTACGGCTGGCCGTACTACGGCGAACTGCTCGGCGCCCGGTTCGCCCGGCATCCCGCGTACCAGCCGGGCAGGGCGCTCGTCGAGGACCGCGACCACCCCGCGACTCGGCACCTGCCGGCCGTCTGGGACTTCACCGACGAGTGGTACGACTTCCTGACCAGCCCGCGCGGCTCGGTCCGCGTCCTGCTCTCGGCCGACGAGTCCTCCTACGAGGGCGGCGGGATGGGCGCGGACCATCCGCTGGCCTGGTGCCACGAGCGGGGCGCGGGCCGTGTGTTCTACACCGCGCTGGGCCATGCCCGTGAGGCGTACCGCGACCCCGGCTTCCTCGCCCATCTGCGGGGCGGGATCGCCTGGGCCGCCGGACGGTGGGCCCGGGAGGACTCGGCGTAG
- a CDS encoding VOC family protein: protein MNTIPAHLDHLVLATPDLAATVADFTRRTGVEPVPGGTHVGLGSRNHLIGLGGTGYLEIIGPDPDRTAPAGPRPFGIDTLPRARTLTWAISPPDLDAAVAAARARGYDPGPPLPMSRRTPDGTLLTWRLTDGAAAHPSGLVPFLIDWGDSPHPTASDLPTTPLLSFSATAPDPDRIRPLLHALDTELPLSRGPVGLAFTVDTPRGPVRFG from the coding sequence ATGAACACGATTCCGGCACACCTCGACCACCTCGTCCTCGCGACGCCCGATCTGGCCGCGACCGTCGCCGACTTCACCCGGCGCACGGGGGTGGAACCGGTACCCGGCGGCACGCACGTGGGTCTCGGCAGCCGCAACCACCTGATCGGTCTGGGCGGCACCGGTTATCTGGAGATCATCGGTCCGGACCCCGACCGGACCGCGCCCGCCGGACCGCGCCCCTTCGGGATCGACACGTTGCCGCGGGCGCGCACGCTGACCTGGGCGATCAGCCCTCCCGACCTGGACGCGGCCGTCGCGGCGGCCCGCGCGCGGGGATACGACCCCGGCCCGCCGCTCCCGATGAGCCGCCGCACGCCCGACGGCACCCTCCTGACCTGGCGCCTGACGGACGGGGCGGCCGCCCACCCCTCCGGTCTCGTCCCCTTCCTCATCGACTGGGGCGACTCGCCGCATCCCACGGCGTCGGACCTGCCCACCACGCCCCTGCTGTCCTTCTCGGCCACGGCTCCCGACCCCGACCGGATCCGCCCCCTGCTGCACGCCCTGGACACCGAACTGCCGCTGTCGCGGGGCCCGGTGGGGCTGGCCTTCACGGTGGACACCCCACGCGGGCCGGTGCGGTTCGGCTGA
- a CDS encoding VOC family protein: protein MSPRFDAIGLVVSDMAASVAFYRRLGFAFPDGSEEQPHAEAELPGGQRLLFDTEESVRSFHPGWRPPTGGGRASIALLCDGPGEVDAVYEELVAAGHHGELKPWDAFWGQRYAVLHDPDGNGVDLFAPLPSAGQ, encoded by the coding sequence ATGAGTCCACGATTCGATGCCATCGGCCTGGTCGTCTCCGACATGGCCGCCTCCGTCGCCTTCTACCGCCGTCTCGGCTTCGCGTTCCCGGACGGGTCCGAGGAGCAGCCGCACGCGGAGGCCGAACTCCCCGGCGGGCAGCGACTGCTGTTCGACACCGAGGAGAGCGTGCGGTCCTTCCACCCCGGGTGGCGCCCGCCCACCGGCGGTGGCCGCGCCTCGATCGCGCTGCTCTGCGACGGTCCGGGTGAGGTCGACGCGGTGTACGAGGAGCTGGTGGCCGCCGGCCACCACGGGGAGCTCAAGCCGTGGGACGCCTTCTGGGGCCAGCGGTACGCCGTCCTGCACGACCCGGACGGCAACGGCGTCGACCTGTTCGCGCCCCTGCCGTCAGCGGGTCAGTAG
- a CDS encoding helix-turn-helix transcriptional regulator has translation MYTERAARVDGAVVWSTPAGSGAGRVLPDGCMDLLWHEGRLLVAGPDTRAHVTSGTDGPWAGIRFYPGTAPALLGVPAHEVRDRRVELADLWPAARVRRFTALVNAAADPAGGLEDAALRLEAGADPPDPVLRHVVAALDGGRPVAATADELGLGVRRLHRRSLAAFGYGPKTLARVLRLQRALALARSGVPLADTAIRAGFADQAHLARDVRDLAGTTPGDLLTR, from the coding sequence GTGTACACGGAGCGGGCGGCCCGGGTGGACGGCGCGGTGGTGTGGAGCACGCCGGCCGGGTCCGGTGCCGGGCGGGTGCTGCCGGACGGCTGCATGGACCTGCTCTGGCACGAGGGACGACTGCTCGTCGCCGGCCCGGACACCCGCGCGCACGTCACCTCCGGCACGGACGGCCCCTGGGCGGGCATCCGCTTCTACCCGGGGACCGCGCCCGCACTGCTCGGCGTGCCCGCCCACGAGGTCCGCGACCGGCGGGTCGAACTCGCCGACCTGTGGCCGGCCGCACGGGTACGGCGGTTCACCGCGCTGGTGAACGCGGCCGCCGATCCCGCGGGCGGCCTGGAGGACGCGGCGCTGCGTCTCGAAGCCGGGGCCGATCCGCCCGACCCCGTGCTGCGGCATGTGGTCGCGGCCCTGGACGGGGGCCGCCCGGTCGCCGCCACCGCCGACGAACTCGGCCTCGGCGTGCGCCGGTTGCACCGCCGCTCGCTCGCCGCCTTCGGCTACGGCCCGAAGACGCTGGCCCGTGTGCTGCGGCTGCAACGGGCCCTGGCCCTGGCCCGGAGCGGCGTGCCCCTCGCGGACACGGCGATCCGCGCCGGGTTCGCGGACCAGGCCCATCTGGCCAGGGACGTACGGGACTTGGCGGGTACGACGCCGGGCGACCTACTGACCCGCTGA
- a CDS encoding AraC family transcriptional regulator, which translates to MDARPRPNTRAPGDPLAGLLDGPRARGAFMIRACFDPPWAVRVEDRAPLTVMLTVRGDAWIVPDSGEPVRLRPGDLAIARGPDPYTCADDPGTAPQALILPGAECRYPDGTALNGSMDLGVRTWGHRPDGSAVMLIGTYLWQGEISGRLLDALPPLLTLSAQVWRCPLTPLLMEEIARDEPGQEVVLDRLLDLLVIAALRAWFARPEAEAPAWYRALADPVVGRALRLVQDDPAHPWTVASLAARAGVSRAALGRRFTELVGEPPMAYLTGWRLALTADRLRDTDDTLEAIARQVGYGSAFALSNAFKRVYGVSPQDHRTRTGRTTPTVGAAGV; encoded by the coding sequence ATGGACGCGCGCCCACGCCCGAACACGCGCGCCCCGGGGGACCCCCTCGCGGGCCTGCTGGACGGTCCCCGCGCGCGGGGCGCCTTCATGATCAGGGCGTGCTTCGACCCGCCGTGGGCCGTACGGGTGGAGGACCGGGCGCCGCTGACGGTGATGCTGACGGTGCGCGGCGACGCCTGGATCGTCCCCGACAGCGGGGAGCCGGTGCGGCTGCGGCCCGGCGACCTCGCGATCGCGCGCGGCCCCGACCCCTACACCTGCGCCGACGACCCCGGTACGGCGCCGCAGGCCCTGATCCTGCCGGGCGCGGAATGCCGCTACCCCGACGGCACCGCGCTGAACGGTTCCATGGACCTCGGTGTGCGCACCTGGGGCCACCGGCCCGACGGCTCGGCGGTGATGCTGATCGGCACCTACCTGTGGCAGGGCGAGATCAGCGGTCGGCTGCTGGACGCGCTGCCCCCGCTGCTGACCCTGTCCGCACAGGTGTGGCGCTGCCCGCTCACACCGCTGCTCATGGAGGAGATCGCGCGTGACGAGCCGGGCCAGGAGGTCGTCCTGGACCGGCTGCTGGACCTGCTGGTCATCGCAGCGCTGCGCGCCTGGTTCGCCCGGCCCGAGGCGGAGGCACCGGCCTGGTACCGGGCCCTGGCCGACCCGGTCGTGGGCCGGGCGCTGCGTCTCGTCCAGGACGACCCCGCCCACCCCTGGACCGTGGCCTCGCTGGCGGCGCGGGCCGGGGTGTCCCGGGCCGCGCTGGGCCGCCGCTTCACCGAACTGGTCGGCGAACCCCCGATGGCCTACCTCACCGGCTGGCGCCTCGCCCTGACGGCCGACCGGCTGCGGGACACCGACGACACCCTGGAGGCCATCGCCCGCCAGGTCGGCTACGGCAGCGCCTTCGCCCTGTCCAACGCCTTCAAGCGGGTGTACGGGGTGAGCCCCCAGGACCACCGGACGCGCACCGGGCGGACGACGCCGACCGTCGGGGCGGCCGGGGTCTAG
- a CDS encoding NAD(P)H-binding protein, whose amino-acid sequence MTRKTDMTVVVTGASGRTGSRVASAARAAGLTVRPASRAQGFDWTDRSTWAQTLRDADAAYLVHPGDVGSPAATLAVGLLAHEAVSLGVRRLVLLSARGEEHARPTEEALRESGADWTVVRAAWFMQNFSEGPLVDGLRGGELVFPGGEVREPFVDVRDVADVVVGTLPAGDRYAGQSVTVSGPRLLSFGEAVAEIAKAAGRELAYRPVSAREYGARLAGFGVPPEEVELLVDVFDTLLDGRNAYLSDGVRQVLGREPRDFAEFAAEAAAAGTWRG is encoded by the coding sequence ATGACGCGGAAAACGGACATGACAGTGGTGGTGACCGGCGCGTCCGGTCGTACGGGGAGCCGGGTCGCCTCGGCCGCGCGGGCCGCCGGGCTGACGGTGCGGCCCGCCTCGCGCGCCCAGGGCTTCGACTGGACGGACCGGTCGACATGGGCGCAGACGCTGCGGGACGCGGACGCCGCCTACCTGGTCCACCCCGGGGACGTGGGCTCCCCGGCCGCCACGCTGGCGGTCGGGCTGCTCGCGCACGAGGCGGTCTCCCTCGGCGTACGGCGGCTGGTGCTGCTGTCGGCGCGCGGCGAGGAACACGCCCGGCCGACCGAGGAGGCGCTGCGGGAGTCGGGCGCGGACTGGACGGTGGTGCGGGCCGCGTGGTTCATGCAGAACTTCAGCGAGGGGCCGCTGGTGGACGGGCTGCGCGGCGGTGAGCTGGTGTTTCCCGGTGGTGAGGTGCGTGAGCCGTTCGTCGACGTGCGGGACGTCGCGGACGTGGTGGTGGGCACCTTGCCGGCGGGCGACCGGTACGCGGGGCAGTCCGTCACCGTCTCGGGGCCGCGCCTGCTGTCCTTCGGGGAGGCGGTGGCGGAGATCGCGAAGGCGGCGGGCCGCGAGCTGGCCTACCGGCCGGTTTCGGCGCGGGAGTACGGCGCCCGGCTGGCCGGATTCGGGGTGCCGCCCGAGGAGGTCGAGCTGCTGGTGGACGTCTTCGACACGCTGCTCGACGGACGGAACGCGTATCTCTCGGACGGTGTGCGGCAGGTACTGGGGCGTGAGCCGCGGGACTTCGCGGAGTTCGCCGCCGAGGCCGCGGCGGCGGGCACGTGGCGGGGGTGA
- a CDS encoding YihY/virulence factor BrkB family protein — MQSASEPLEPSGRLHRARALYRNVSKRRTAWLLLKDTVNSCIEYRILGLAAEAAFFTLLSVPPLLLSLIGLLGYVDDWTGTDTISSLESNLLEASRTVLSDKGVKQIAQPILDDVMNGGRPDVISIGFLFALWSGSRAVNVFIDTITVMYGLDGVRGIVKTRLMAFLLFLVALLIGSVALPLMVAGPDAVVRILPWSTTVVQVLYWPVVMVLSIAFLTTLYHVSVPVRSPWVEDVPGALVALAMWVLGSFLLRIYLTNTVEGATIYGSLAAAVAVLLWIGVSAFAVLVGAAVNAAIDRVWPAAATAAAREANERLRQAQVAEYVARAAAAREAADPDDPDMPSEFPERWSRFLPPDDLTARLRAQVKNSQRGGGEDSPTNR, encoded by the coding sequence GTGCAGTCAGCAAGTGAACCCCTCGAGCCGTCCGGCCGTCTCCACCGGGCCCGCGCCCTGTACCGGAACGTCTCCAAACGCAGGACCGCCTGGCTGCTGCTCAAGGACACCGTCAATTCCTGCATCGAGTACCGCATCCTCGGCCTGGCCGCCGAGGCCGCGTTCTTCACCCTGCTGTCCGTACCGCCGCTGCTGCTCAGCCTGATCGGCCTGCTCGGCTACGTCGACGACTGGACCGGCACCGACACGATCTCCAGCCTGGAGTCCAACCTCCTGGAGGCGTCGCGCACGGTCCTGTCCGACAAGGGCGTGAAGCAGATCGCGCAGCCCATCCTGGACGACGTGATGAACGGCGGCCGCCCGGACGTCATCTCCATCGGCTTCCTGTTCGCCCTGTGGTCGGGCTCCCGCGCCGTGAACGTCTTCATCGACACCATCACCGTCATGTACGGCCTGGACGGCGTGCGCGGCATCGTCAAGACCCGGCTGATGGCGTTCCTGCTGTTCCTGGTGGCGCTGCTGATCGGCTCGGTCGCGCTGCCGCTGATGGTGGCCGGACCGGACGCGGTCGTGCGGATCCTGCCGTGGTCGACGACGGTCGTGCAGGTCCTGTACTGGCCCGTGGTGATGGTCCTGTCCATCGCCTTCCTGACGACGCTGTACCACGTGTCGGTACCGGTGCGCTCGCCCTGGGTGGAGGACGTCCCGGGCGCCCTGGTGGCGCTCGCCATGTGGGTGCTCGGCAGCTTCCTGCTGCGGATCTACCTGACCAACACCGTGGAGGGGGCGACGATCTACGGTTCGCTCGCCGCCGCCGTCGCGGTGCTGCTGTGGATCGGTGTGTCCGCGTTCGCCGTCCTGGTCGGGGCCGCCGTCAACGCCGCGATCGACCGGGTCTGGCCGGCCGCCGCCACGGCCGCCGCCCGTGAGGCCAACGAGCGGCTGCGCCAGGCGCAGGTCGCCGAGTACGTCGCCCGTGCCGCCGCCGCCCGCGAGGCCGCCGACCCGGACGACCCCGACATGCCCTCCGAGTTCCCGGAGCGCTGGTCCCGCTTCCTGCCGCCCGACGACCTCACCGCGCGGCTGCGCGCGCAGGTGAAGAACTCGCAGCGGGGCGGCGGGGAGGACTCGCCCACGAACCGGTGA